In Streptomyces hawaiiensis, one genomic interval encodes:
- a CDS encoding type 1 glutamine amidotransferase domain-containing protein — translation MRIAFLVAPEGVEQVELTDPWQAAKDAGHEPVLVSTQQGEIQAFNHLDKADTFPVDEVVGDTSPDSFGALVLPGGVANPDFLRMDDKAVAFVRDFFEHGRPVAAICHAPWTLVEADVVRGRELTSWPSLQTDIRNAGGTWVDKQVKVCDHGANKLVTSRKPDDLKAFCETFLDVFAQEAA, via the coding sequence ATGCGTATCGCGTTTCTGGTCGCACCCGAGGGCGTCGAACAGGTCGAGCTGACCGATCCGTGGCAGGCCGCGAAGGACGCGGGTCACGAGCCCGTGCTGGTGTCGACGCAGCAGGGCGAGATCCAGGCCTTCAACCACCTCGACAAGGCGGACACGTTCCCCGTGGACGAGGTCGTGGGCGACACCTCGCCGGACTCGTTCGGTGCTCTCGTGCTGCCGGGCGGCGTCGCCAACCCGGACTTCCTGCGGATGGACGACAAGGCCGTCGCGTTCGTCCGGGACTTCTTCGAGCACGGCCGCCCCGTGGCGGCGATCTGCCACGCGCCGTGGACGCTGGTCGAGGCGGACGTCGTGCGCGGCCGGGAACTCACGTCGTGGCCGAGCCTGCAGACGGACATCCGCAACGCGGGCGGCACCTGGGTCGACAAGCAGGTCAAGGTCTGTGACCACGGGGCGAACAAGCTGGTCACCAGCCGCAAGCCGGATGATCTGAAGGCGTTCTGCGAGACCTTCCTCGACGTCTTCGCCCAGGAGGCCGCCTGA
- a CDS encoding CBS domain-containing protein yields the protein MAEYVKDVMTAGVVAVRPDASLVEAAQLMRTQNIGDVVVAEGQDVIGVLTDRDITVRAVADGADPMTVSAQTVCTRNPVTVSPDDRVATAVTLMREHAVRRLPVVENGLPVGIVSLGDVAAAEDPASALADISRAEPDAHGGA from the coding sequence ATGGCCGAGTACGTCAAAGACGTGATGACAGCGGGCGTGGTCGCCGTGCGCCCGGACGCCTCGCTCGTCGAGGCGGCGCAGTTGATGCGCACACAGAACATCGGCGACGTGGTGGTGGCCGAAGGGCAGGACGTGATCGGTGTGCTCACCGACCGTGACATCACGGTACGGGCCGTCGCCGACGGCGCCGATCCGATGACGGTCAGCGCGCAGACCGTGTGCACGAGGAATCCGGTGACCGTGTCGCCGGACGACCGGGTGGCGACGGCGGTGACGCTGATGCGCGAGCACGCGGTGCGCCGGCTTCCGGTGGTGGAGAACGGGCTGCCGGTCGGGATCGTGAGCCTCGGCGACGTGGCCGCGGCCGAGGACCCCGCGTCGGCGCTCGCCGACATCAGCCGGGCCGAGCCCGACGCCCACGGTGGTGCGTGA
- a CDS encoding DUF2795 domain-containing protein, whose translation MQRGSDRLSVHRDDEMKHELQGLLRSGHPTRSEEWHDPEPAAEDDPEVAHGPVTPSRAPTSLESVRLELARILGRRAFPASPRELARELRGHQAPDALVEALEGLPRQERYGNVQELAQALIRARETGPEEYA comes from the coding sequence ATGCAGCGAGGAAGCGACCGGCTGAGCGTCCACCGGGACGACGAGATGAAGCACGAACTGCAGGGTCTGCTCAGGTCCGGGCACCCCACGCGCAGCGAGGAGTGGCACGACCCGGAGCCGGCCGCCGAGGACGACCCCGAGGTCGCGCACGGGCCGGTGACGCCGAGCCGTGCGCCGACGTCCCTGGAGTCGGTGCGGCTGGAGCTGGCCCGGATCCTGGGCCGCAGGGCGTTCCCCGCGAGTCCGCGCGAGCTGGCCCGCGAACTGCGCGGCCACCAGGCACCCGACGCACTGGTCGAGGCCCTGGAGGGACTGCCGCGCCAGGAGCGCTACGGCAACGTCCAGGAGCTGGCCCAGGCCCTGATCCGGGCCCGTGAGACCGGGCCGGAGGAGTACGCGTAG
- a CDS encoding TniQ family protein: MAGMPSATASNELSPTTAPAAEVPRPRRMPRVPLPVPGESFSSWVDAVARDSRCHPRRLLTLGWQLRMPSSRSVSGVETTLSGAELRQIHLATGVPEKALEEMRLSRFFDGPIPAFADEPAPWQAEALRAISTCFILRDHSRWCPLCIAENSGRWYLRWKLAWSYACLNHNVFLSATCPACHEPQERFGVEAADRRLFCAKTRRVMSTRGRGVRCSHPLTEVPTTPVTDPVLLDTQKWIDYGFGHGASAQPGGKSARMLFRFPLLADLVLRLRSPELFQGADPAIASAAAENIAPYSLYGLGTTAHSDSANPLLIAGAIHLGLQLVTGGDYRAKAERFAELAQRRIRDLPRSWPVDPPDVSLAQSQMMPPTLFRALVGRGLLRDGLTWYTAAH; encoded by the coding sequence ATGGCTGGCATGCCGAGCGCAACCGCATCGAATGAGCTCAGCCCTACGACGGCACCTGCCGCGGAAGTCCCCCGACCTCGCCGGATGCCACGCGTACCTCTTCCAGTGCCGGGAGAGTCTTTCTCCAGCTGGGTGGACGCCGTCGCTCGGGACAGCCGCTGCCATCCCCGCCGTCTGCTGACCCTGGGATGGCAGCTCCGCATGCCATCGTCCCGGTCCGTGTCCGGAGTGGAGACCACGCTAAGTGGCGCGGAGCTTCGACAGATCCATCTCGCCACCGGTGTTCCTGAGAAAGCTCTGGAAGAGATGCGCCTGAGCCGCTTCTTCGACGGACCGATACCTGCCTTCGCAGATGAGCCGGCCCCGTGGCAAGCGGAAGCCCTCCGTGCCATCAGCACCTGTTTCATCCTGCGCGATCACTCCCGCTGGTGCCCGTTGTGTATTGCGGAGAACAGTGGACGCTGGTACTTGCGATGGAAGCTGGCATGGTCCTACGCCTGCCTGAATCACAACGTCTTCCTGTCCGCCACCTGCCCAGCCTGTCATGAACCCCAAGAACGGTTCGGGGTAGAGGCGGCGGACCGACGCCTCTTCTGCGCAAAGACCCGCCGTGTCATGTCCACGAGGGGCCGTGGCGTCCGTTGCAGCCACCCGCTCACCGAGGTCCCCACAACGCCTGTGACCGACCCTGTCCTACTCGACACGCAGAAGTGGATTGACTACGGCTTCGGACACGGTGCGTCCGCGCAACCTGGCGGCAAGTCGGCGCGGATGCTGTTCCGCTTCCCGCTCCTCGCGGATCTTGTCCTCAGACTTCGTTCACCGGAGTTATTTCAAGGCGCGGACCCCGCCATCGCCAGCGCAGCCGCAGAGAACATCGCCCCCTATAGCCTCTACGGTCTTGGAACCACGGCTCACAGTGACTCCGCTAACCCGCTGTTGATCGCAGGTGCGATCCATCTAGGGCTCCAGCTCGTCACTGGAGGCGACTACCGCGCCAAAGCTGAAAGGTTCGCCGAACTCGCGCAGCGAAGGATCAGAGACCTCCCACGCTCGTGGCCTGTCGATCCGCCGGACGTGTCACTGGCGCAAAGCCAAATGATGCCTCCCACTCTCTTCAGAGCCCTCGTTGGGCGAGGCCTGTTACGCGACGGCCTGACCTGGTACACGGCTGCGCACTGA
- a CDS encoding TniB family NTP-binding protein, which yields MPPYEDYLKLPTDDRDDLNEIRDVYHSALAIIDTSQVKRLHYIMERRMKANARRAAGARAGLVFDGPPTVGKSTLVKLFAARYEKRLRRKNPDKFRDGYESNGMLIDYTPVVYLSIPARATPKDLSVLLADYLGMVQRGRGTQTDITNHVLSVLSDVGTELVIIDDVHFLDLSAKEGRVVNDHLKYIANETAATFVYTGVNLKKSGLFLEGQADSRATQTSGRYTLHAVRKFGCTTAQDKLEWAQTVRALEDTLALYRHRPGQLVKLSPYLYDRTDGSICALTDLIRESAIEAVMSEEEVITRKLMERVEISEYAQATYRQVVRQRRKTAPARTKTAAS from the coding sequence ATGCCGCCGTACGAGGACTACCTGAAACTGCCGACCGACGACAGGGACGATCTCAACGAAATCCGCGACGTCTATCACAGTGCACTCGCGATCATCGATACCTCCCAGGTCAAACGACTGCACTACATCATGGAGCGCAGGATGAAGGCCAACGCCAGGCGGGCTGCGGGGGCCAGAGCCGGTCTTGTCTTCGACGGCCCGCCCACCGTCGGCAAGTCCACCCTCGTCAAACTGTTTGCCGCCCGCTACGAGAAGCGATTGCGCCGCAAAAACCCGGATAAATTCCGGGACGGCTACGAATCCAACGGGATGCTCATCGACTACACGCCCGTCGTCTACCTCAGCATCCCGGCCAGAGCCACGCCCAAGGACCTTTCGGTGCTGCTGGCCGACTACCTCGGCATGGTGCAGCGCGGCCGGGGCACCCAGACGGACATCACCAACCACGTGCTCTCCGTCTTGTCGGACGTCGGCACGGAGCTCGTGATCATTGACGACGTGCATTTCCTGGACTTGTCCGCAAAAGAGGGACGAGTGGTCAACGACCACTTGAAGTACATCGCCAACGAGACCGCGGCAACGTTCGTCTACACCGGCGTCAACCTCAAGAAGTCCGGCCTCTTCCTCGAAGGCCAGGCCGACTCGCGTGCCACTCAGACCTCAGGGCGCTACACCCTCCACGCGGTCCGCAAGTTTGGATGCACGACCGCCCAGGACAAGCTCGAATGGGCGCAGACTGTCAGGGCCCTGGAAGACACCCTGGCGCTCTACCGCCACAGGCCCGGCCAACTAGTGAAACTGTCCCCGTACCTCTACGACCGGACAGACGGCAGTATCTGCGCCCTTACCGATCTGATCCGGGAGTCCGCGATCGAGGCCGTCATGAGCGAAGAGGAAGTGATCACGCGCAAGCTCATGGAACGCGTCGAGATCAGCGAATACGCCCAGGCCACATACCGGCAGGTCGTCCGCCAACGCCGCAAGACGGCGCCGGCGCGGACGAAGACGGCCGCGAGCTGA
- a CDS encoding Mu transposase C-terminal domain-containing protein translates to MSSQRLAVTDWIEFEEERHQVAGLDGVTVRLRSENGRIQTIMLTALLADTSFRAAVEPPPTTLEDAGADLDPAGVLEGLDEAVKEAALKLEAHLLEAMTGYRSGDPLSAATDEPLPQYDPVLPQVVRVHAKAQELGVTDRWLWKLWARRAENGLWGLVDKRKARVRNPLRNLDPRVIQAIRDQAAAERTDSSATIGTRFYRRTQNRLDADHGSGAVPLPSRDTFRRAVAYLLDTSPSAPAYQRASAANQPDRPFGNVIATRPGEVVMLDTTPLDVLAYDPGTTSTIRVELTVALDVATRSVLSWRLTPEGTKAIDIGLLLADVMTPEMMRPGWSDALGYQMLRVPYERLMTVDERLSEAAARPVICPETLLYDHGKPYKSDVVWRACTRWKIDLQDARKLKPTDKPHVERLFKTIREQFAEHVAGYKGFNVAHRGRTAEEQARWTIDELTEFFAEYVIAVYQRKHHRGLILHGFPDLRVSPNEAYAMALGSAGYVDCPRETTVYFELLPIARRVIHPYGVELNNLTYNADILYRYRKAKAPYPDELWPIRYDPRNLLHAYFLDPTDGRWHVLRWTHALGEHQPFTDITLREAKRLIALRGRKPEDQAAVAQALTDLQNRTDALETWTAADRKRHTRDEHKGSAQHRDLQRGDPPVNSHPPLTVVPDAPDEDVEPGEWGDLDLSKVTAAEVWDPDAI, encoded by the coding sequence ATGAGCAGTCAACGGCTCGCCGTCACCGACTGGATTGAGTTCGAGGAGGAACGGCACCAAGTCGCCGGGCTCGACGGTGTAACCGTGCGTCTGCGCTCAGAGAACGGCCGCATCCAGACCATCATGCTCACCGCCCTTCTGGCCGACACCAGCTTCCGTGCGGCAGTCGAACCGCCGCCCACAACACTGGAGGACGCCGGTGCCGACCTCGATCCGGCGGGTGTCCTGGAAGGTCTGGACGAAGCTGTGAAGGAAGCTGCGCTCAAGCTGGAGGCCCACCTGCTGGAGGCCATGACGGGTTACCGCTCCGGCGACCCGCTCAGCGCGGCGACGGACGAACCCCTCCCGCAATACGACCCGGTCCTCCCTCAAGTCGTCCGTGTCCACGCCAAGGCTCAGGAGTTGGGCGTGACGGACCGGTGGCTGTGGAAGCTGTGGGCACGGCGCGCGGAGAACGGCCTGTGGGGCCTCGTCGACAAGCGCAAAGCCCGCGTCCGCAACCCCCTGAGAAACCTCGATCCACGTGTGATCCAGGCCATCCGTGACCAGGCAGCCGCCGAGCGCACCGACAGCTCCGCGACCATCGGCACCCGCTTCTATCGCCGTACCCAGAACCGTCTGGATGCCGACCACGGTTCCGGCGCCGTGCCGCTGCCGAGTCGGGACACCTTCCGGCGCGCGGTCGCCTACCTGCTGGACACCAGCCCCTCTGCCCCGGCCTACCAGCGGGCCTCGGCCGCCAATCAGCCCGACCGGCCCTTTGGCAACGTCATCGCCACCCGCCCCGGCGAAGTCGTCATGCTCGACACCACCCCGCTCGACGTTCTCGCCTACGACCCCGGCACCACGAGCACGATCCGCGTGGAACTCACCGTCGCCCTCGACGTGGCCACCCGCTCCGTCCTGTCCTGGCGGCTTACCCCCGAGGGCACCAAGGCCATCGACATCGGCCTGTTGCTGGCCGACGTCATGACGCCGGAAATGATGCGCCCCGGCTGGTCCGACGCCCTGGGCTACCAGATGCTCCGCGTCCCCTACGAGCGGCTGATGACCGTGGACGAGCGCCTGTCAGAGGCCGCCGCCCGGCCGGTCATCTGCCCCGAGACGCTGCTGTACGACCACGGCAAGCCTTACAAGTCCGACGTCGTCTGGCGCGCCTGCACCCGCTGGAAGATCGACCTTCAGGACGCGCGCAAGCTCAAGCCCACTGACAAACCGCACGTGGAGAGGCTCTTCAAGACCATCCGCGAGCAGTTCGCCGAACACGTCGCCGGCTACAAGGGCTTCAACGTCGCACACCGGGGCCGCACCGCCGAGGAGCAGGCGCGGTGGACCATCGACGAACTCACCGAGTTCTTCGCCGAGTACGTCATCGCCGTATACCAACGCAAGCATCATCGCGGGCTCATCCTGCACGGGTTCCCGGACCTGCGCGTCTCCCCGAACGAGGCGTACGCCATGGCGCTCGGCTCGGCCGGCTACGTGGACTGCCCCCGCGAAACCACCGTGTACTTCGAGCTGCTGCCGATCGCCAGACGCGTCATCCACCCCTACGGCGTCGAACTGAACAACCTGACGTACAACGCCGACATCCTGTACCGGTACCGGAAAGCCAAGGCCCCCTACCCCGACGAGCTGTGGCCCATCCGCTATGACCCGCGGAACCTGTTGCACGCCTACTTCCTCGATCCCACCGACGGCCGCTGGCACGTCCTGCGCTGGACCCATGCGCTCGGAGAGCACCAGCCGTTCACCGACATCACTCTTCGTGAGGCGAAACGGCTCATCGCCCTGCGCGGCCGCAAACCCGAGGACCAGGCAGCGGTGGCCCAGGCGCTGACCGACCTACAGAACCGCACGGACGCGCTCGAGACCTGGACAGCTGCCGACCGCAAGCGTCACACGCGGGACGAACACAAAGGCTCGGCGCAGCACCGCGACCTGCAGCGCGGCGACCCTCCGGTGAATAGTCACCCTCCGCTGACGGTCGTACCTGACGCACCAGACGAGGACGTAGAGCCCGGCGAATGGGGCGACCTCGACCTGAGCAAGGTCACGGCCGCAGAGGTCTGGGACCCTGACGCGATCTAG
- a CDS encoding TnsA-like heteromeric transposase endonuclease subunit: MFFGVALTSRSLFALRDATGLPVQVLQAEVASFSAQPFTIDGHDGDGAWVHTPDLFARRSDGSVLLLDVKGNGRLTVPTVVCQARRTADLCRRIGWDYAMVGEPDALRWATVSWLAGYRRPLRAGKELADRLLVLAQKAVVIGDLVNFQPIPELARSVIYHLMWHHQLVFDQTRPLRDHTCVRAKDPGRVA; this comes from the coding sequence GTGTTCTTCGGGGTCGCCCTTACCTCCAGGAGCCTCTTCGCCCTGCGCGACGCAACGGGGTTGCCGGTCCAAGTGCTTCAAGCCGAGGTGGCCTCATTCAGCGCCCAGCCCTTCACCATCGACGGCCACGATGGGGATGGCGCCTGGGTGCACACCCCTGATCTCTTCGCTCGCCGGAGCGACGGCTCGGTGCTGCTGCTGGACGTGAAGGGCAACGGGCGTCTGACCGTGCCCACCGTTGTCTGCCAGGCCCGGCGGACGGCCGACCTGTGCCGGCGGATCGGATGGGACTACGCCATGGTGGGCGAACCCGATGCGCTGCGCTGGGCCACCGTCTCCTGGCTCGCCGGATACCGCCGCCCCCTGCGAGCCGGGAAGGAACTGGCCGATCGCCTGCTAGTACTCGCCCAAAAAGCCGTCGTCATCGGTGACTTGGTGAACTTCCAGCCCATCCCCGAACTGGCGCGGTCCGTGATCTACCACCTCATGTGGCACCACCAGCTCGTCTTCGATCAGACCCGTCCGCTGCGCGATCACACCTGTGTGCGAGCCAAAGACCCGGGGCGTGTTGCATGA